From the Flavimarina sp. Hel_I_48 genome, one window contains:
- a CDS encoding TolC family protein, giving the protein MKKVLIPILFFCIAQFSHAQEISLSYFLSQAKQNNDSLLNTVNLENIGELRKQMIIAQNRLPQMDALADVLVAPYFDSRKVVDITTNPSEYAYGYDVGITNGGLYAAQVRVTQQLFNRSITNNLLFQQMVRNGALALNYKEVYHNLKNNLIALYVTAYGYQLQEKLNQQLVDDLQIRLKVIGILVKNGILLQSDYLLLQVTIDQTRIIIGQFRNSLRETERQLYALSSAPIEMGINLSEPKLVIEPSSEHFFYQARFTNDSLQIEADREVFNNKYRPQVSAFADAGLNAVQIPNIYHKVGASAGLQFTLPLFDGHQRRINSQMSLIKQENIQNTLENNRTVKKNNLQSLTDQIAFQEQNLKLMKQQLKNQDVVRKLYRDKLVRGQVSVIDYLNVVQNYRSAESTRIQMQVNLWLLQNQYEYINW; this is encoded by the coding sequence GTGAAAAAAGTGCTGATACCTATTTTGTTTTTCTGTATTGCGCAATTCTCCCATGCGCAAGAAATCAGCCTAAGTTATTTTTTAAGCCAGGCAAAACAGAACAATGATTCACTTTTAAATACGGTAAATCTCGAAAATATAGGGGAACTCCGGAAGCAGATGATCATTGCCCAGAACAGGCTACCACAAATGGATGCCCTTGCAGATGTCCTGGTAGCCCCCTATTTTGATAGTAGAAAGGTTGTTGATATTACTACCAATCCTTCCGAGTATGCCTATGGCTATGATGTAGGCATTACCAATGGCGGTCTTTACGCAGCGCAGGTTCGGGTAACCCAACAACTTTTTAACAGATCCATCACAAATAACCTGTTGTTTCAACAAATGGTGCGCAATGGGGCACTGGCACTGAACTACAAAGAGGTATATCACAACCTGAAGAATAATTTGATTGCCCTCTACGTTACCGCCTATGGATATCAGTTACAGGAAAAGCTCAATCAGCAACTTGTTGACGATCTGCAGATAAGACTCAAGGTGATCGGGATCTTGGTCAAGAATGGTATTTTATTGCAGAGCGACTACCTGCTTTTACAGGTAACCATTGACCAAACTAGGATAATCATTGGACAGTTTCGCAATAGTCTGAGGGAAACCGAAAGACAGCTCTACGCCCTGAGTTCGGCCCCAATTGAGATGGGTATAAATCTTTCTGAACCAAAACTGGTAATTGAACCCAGTTCTGAACATTTTTTTTACCAGGCACGCTTTACTAATGATAGCCTTCAGATTGAGGCTGACAGGGAAGTGTTTAACAACAAGTACAGACCCCAGGTCTCCGCTTTTGCCGATGCCGGTCTCAATGCGGTGCAGATCCCAAATATTTACCATAAGGTCGGGGCGAGTGCAGGATTGCAATTTACACTTCCCTTATTTGACGGGCACCAGAGGCGTATAAATTCCCAAATGAGCCTTATAAAACAAGAGAACATACAAAACACCCTTGAAAATAACCGGACGGTCAAGAAAAATAATTTGCAGAGCCTAACCGATCAGATCGCTTTCCAGGAACAGAATCTGAAACTTATGAAACAGCAGTTGAAAAATCAGGATGTCGTTCGCAAACTCTACAGGGATAAACTGGTACGGGGGCAGGTCTCGGTGATCGATTACCTGAACGTGGTGCAGAATTACAGGTCGGCGGAGAGTACACGCATACAGATGCAGGTAAACCTCTGGCTCCTACAAAATCAATATGAATATATAAACTGGTGA